AGGAAAGGACCGGCATGCTCTCGTCGAACAGTGTCCTTGACGCGCTGAGCGGTGTCCACGCCGCGCACGAGTGGGGTTCCGCACCCGACGGCGTCCCGCCCACCCTGCGCGGGAAGCCGTTCTGGGTGGACCTGGAGCAGGTAACGACGCGCTGTGCCTTCTCCTATGTCGACGACGGCTGGCACCCGCACTGGGCCGCCCTCGCGGAGTACCAGCGGGACAACGACATCGACCACAGCGGTTCCACACTGGCCCGCTTCTTCGCATCGTTCGTTCCTACGACCCTGCACGAGGCGCTTTTCAGCCCGGCCTCGACGCCGATCGCGCCGTTCGACCGGTTGCCTCCGCTGCCGCTGGATTTCTGCAAGCGGATCTGGGAACTCGACAAGGACCGTGTCGACAGCCTGCTCGCGACCGCCCCCGAGAACCTCACTCCCAGGGGGAATCCGCATTACGGTCCGGTGTCCGCTGACTGGGTGCGACGCGAGTTCGGCAGGATCGTGAGGATCTACGAGAGCGTGCGCTCGACCGGCTACCGGCCCGAGCACGTGGAGGACGGGTATGTCCACGGCTATTTCCTGGTGCGCGGAAGCCGCTACCGCTTCGTCGTCCTGGAGGGCAATCACCGTCTCGCCGCGCTGAAGGTGCTGGGTGAGCGGCGCGTCGCGGCGACGCTCTGGCCGTCGCTTCCGCTCGTTCGCTACGAGCATCTCGACGAGGTCGTGAAGCAACGCGGGCTGGTCTTCTCCGCGGACGCGGCGCGCTCGGTGTTCCTCCAGCTCTTCGAAGAGACCGGACGGAGAAAAGCGAGGGATCTCGGTATGGAGGTTTTGCCGGGCGCGGAGTCGATGGTCGCGGAGCGGTGACCGGACAGGAGGCACCGTTCCCCTGGTGTGCCCGTCCAGCGATCGGCGCCGCGGGGCGGAGCGTCTCACTCGGTCCAGCGCTCCGGGACTGTTCGTCCTCGGGCGGCGGCCTCAACCGCGCAATGCGCGCAGGGCTGTGGGAAGCGGCTGGACGTGGACGATGTGCAGGCTGCTCACCGCGCGGGTCAGGGCCACGTAGAGGTGGTGCAGACCGCACGGTTCGGCCGCGGCGACCGCGTCTGAGGTTCCCCCGCTTTGCCGGAGACTCGGTTACCCGGCTCCGACCGGGGTCGGCGGGAGCCTATCGACATCGTGTTGGTCACGTGGGATGTCGTAGGCCTCCTCGTACTCATCGGGGGACAGTCCACCGAGACCGTGCTGGGGCGTGTTCCGAGTGAAGCATTTCCACCTCACCACGCCGACGGCGCCGGATTGCACCCCGGCTGGGTCAGCGATCTGTACACGCGCCTGGTCACCGAGCCGACATACCGCACCGCGGCAGTGGTCGTCCTTGCGCAGCCGTCAGCGCACATGTGCAACGGGCTCGGTTGAGAACAAGCTGGTCAGCCTGGACGCGGCCTGACGGACAACGCGGGCTGTCTGATCGGAACGATCCGGGTCCATCCGATGCCTGGGAACCGTCACGGTCACCGCTCCCCTGATCCGCCGGTCGATGAAGAACGGCGCGGCGATTCCGTATGCCTCGGAGATCCGCTCGCCCTCGCCGATGGCCCATCCCCGCGCCGCGATCCGCGCCAGTTCCGCGCGCAGGCCGGCCTTGTCCACTTGGGTGCGCTCGGTAAGCGGAACCAGCTCGATCGACTCCAGCAACTCCGGGACATACGCCAGGATGGATTTGCCGATGGCCCCCGCGTGGAGCGGAACCTCCACGCCGGTCTCCAGGACGTACCTGATGGCCTCTCTTCCAGGCACGGTGGCCACTAGACGCGCGCGGCTTCCGTCAAAGGTCGCAAGGCCCACCGTCTCACCGGTGTCCGCCGCCAGCCGGGCCAGCTCCTCCGCGGCCAGATCAGCGAGATCGAGTTCGGCTTCGGCCCCAGCGGCCAGTGCCGCGGCCCAGCCCAGCAGCAAGGGACCGGCAGCGAGGGCGGCATCGTCATCCCACGAGAGCAGACCGGAGGCCTCCGCCGCACGGACGAGCCGCTCGGTGGCGACGGAGCGTGCGCCCACCGCGGCGGCCAGATCCGCCGCTGTCGTCACGGCCGTCGGCACCGCGCACAGACAGGTGATGAGGCGCGTGATCCTGCCGATCAGCGTGGGTTCCGGCCCCGAGTGGAAGGGCACCAGGGCGCGAGCCTGTCGTCTCCCGTGAGCCAGAGCCGCGGTGAGTTCTCCGATCGTCTGCGAGATAAGGGCAAGTGTGTCGTCCACCTGGGCGTCGTCGAACTCGACTCGAGGGCGGGAGACGGAGATGGAGCCGGCCATGCCCTGGTTGACGCGGAATCCCTGCGCGACTCCGGCCGCATCGGGAATGTGCTTGCCGATGCTCACAACACCGCCCCGCCGTTCGGCTGCCGTCAACAGTTCGGCAACACCGTCCGGGGTTCTCGGCGACGACGGCGTGGGCGGATCGAGCTTGGGCGGCAGCGCAGCCGTTCCTAGTCGGGTGAGGATCGCCAGACCCGCAGCACCGGCATAGCTGGGCAGTTGGGTGCCCGGCCGCAGCGTGTACCGCACCGGGACCATAGGTTCCCGGCACAGCAGCACCGTGCATCGGCTGGGGTCGGGTGTGGAGACCGAGAGGACGGCGGTGGCCTGTGTGGCGTCTCGGAGCCCGTCCAGAAGCGGACCGGCGGCGGCGAAGAGTGGATGCCTGTGGCGCAGTGCCGCGCTGAGCACGCGGAGACGAGGGCCCACCGTGTACAGGCCGCCGGATGCCTGTCCGGCCAGGCGGTGCTCGGCCAAGCTCGCCAGCGCGCGGTTGACCGTGCTCCGGCTGGAGCCCAAGTGATCAGCGAGTTCGCGCACGCCCCAGCCCTGCGGTGCCCGGCTGACCAGGGCGTTCATGATGGCCAGTACCTCGATCGCGCCCCCGTGGGCCTGCTGGTCGGAGGTAGCCATCGCCCAAGTATGGCAGACGCCTCGCTTGCACTGCCGCCCCCCAATGCGCCTTGACAAGGAGGAACGTCGATGTGAACCTGATTACCCCCTTAGTGGGACACCGTCTCATTTTTCTGAAAGAGGTTCTCCGATGCCGGACACCCGCATGGAGGAGACCGATCATCGGCGCCGCGCCAAGAAGGCGACCGGCGTCGCGGTTTTCGGAACCTTCATCGAGTACTACGACTTCAGCGTCTACGGCTATGTGGCCGCGACCCTGGCGCTCGTCTTCTTTCCCAGCGACGACCCGACCGTCGGCCTGCTCAACACGCTGCTGGTCTTCGGTTCAGCCTTCGTGGTCCGGCCGCTCGGCGCCGTTTTCTTCGGACGCCTCGGGGACCAGCGCGGACGTCGGTACAGCCTGGTCGCCAGCATCACCTGTATGGGGGCGGCCGCCACACTGACCGGGCTTCTTCCGGGTTACGCGCAGATCGGCATCCTCGCCCCCATCCTCCTGGTACTGCTGCGCATGCTGCAGGGCTTCTCCACCGGCGGTGAGATCGGCGGTGCGGCCGCCTACATCCGCGAGTGGGCGGCGCCCAGGCACCGCTCCCTCTACGTCTCCTTCATCCCCGGTGTGGCGCAGGTGGGCAAAGGGCTCGCCGCCGGCCTGGCCGCACTGATCGCAGCCGCGCTGCCGGCGGACGCCTTGGCGGACTGGGGGTGGCGAATCCCGTTCCTGCTGGCGCTGCCGTTGGGGGCCCTCTGCCTCTACCTGCGCCTGAAGGTCGAGGACAGCCCTGAGTTCCAGTCCATCGAGGCCAAGGGAGACAAGACCGAGAAGCCGTTCACCGAAGTCCTCACCCGCTACCCGAAGGCCCTGGCCAAGGTCACCTCCATCTCCTTGGTGCAGAACCTGGGCACCTACATCGGCACGGTATTCGTGGCGGTGTACTTCAGCGAGGTGCTCGGCTTCAGCAAGGGCGACGCCTCGACCATCGTGCTGATCGCCGTGCTCTTCGCCGCCTTCCTCATCCCGGTGGCGGGGCAGGTGGGCAACCGGATCGGCGGTAAGCGGGTGCTGCTCTGCTCGTATCTGGCCTACGTGGCGCTGACGCTGCCGTCCTTCGCGCTCATGAACCAGGGCTCCGTCGGCCTCGCCCTGGCCGGGCTCATGCTCGGCATCCTGCCCTACGCCCTGTGCCAGGCGGGAACGTACGCCACCATGTCCGAGCTCTACCCGA
This sequence is a window from Spinactinospora alkalitolerans. Protein-coding genes within it:
- a CDS encoding MFS transporter, whose amino-acid sequence is MPDTRMEETDHRRRAKKATGVAVFGTFIEYYDFSVYGYVAATLALVFFPSDDPTVGLLNTLLVFGSAFVVRPLGAVFFGRLGDQRGRRYSLVASITCMGAAATLTGLLPGYAQIGILAPILLVLLRMLQGFSTGGEIGGAAAYIREWAAPRHRSLYVSFIPGVAQVGKGLAAGLAALIAAALPADALADWGWRIPFLLALPLGALCLYLRLKVEDSPEFQSIEAKGDKTEKPFTEVLTRYPKALAKVTSISLVQNLGTYIGTVFVAVYFSEVLGFSKGDASTIVLIAVLFAAFLIPVAGQVGNRIGGKRVLLCSYLAYVALTLPSFALMNQGSVGLALAGLMLGILPYALCQAGTYATMSELYPTRVRHTGVAVGHSVGAVLGGGLGPYLATWLISATDNTFMPAFMLVGAGIVGLLVVGVAVKPNSDPGNHLYR
- a CDS encoding IclR family transcriptional regulator, which encodes MATSDQQAHGGAIEVLAIMNALVSRAPQGWGVRELADHLGSSRSTVNRALASLAEHRLAGQASGGLYTVGPRLRVLSAALRHRHPLFAAAGPLLDGLRDATQATAVLSVSTPDPSRCTVLLCREPMVPVRYTLRPGTQLPSYAGAAGLAILTRLGTAALPPKLDPPTPSSPRTPDGVAELLTAAERRGGVVSIGKHIPDAAGVAQGFRVNQGMAGSISVSRPRVEFDDAQVDDTLALISQTIGELTAALAHGRRQARALVPFHSGPEPTLIGRITRLITCLCAVPTAVTTAADLAAAVGARSVATERLVRAAEASGLLSWDDDAALAAGPLLLGWAAALAAGAEAELDLADLAAEELARLAADTGETVGLATFDGSRARLVATVPGREAIRYVLETGVEVPLHAGAIGKSILAYVPELLESIELVPLTERTQVDKAGLRAELARIAARGWAIGEGERISEAYGIAAPFFIDRRIRGAVTVTVPRHRMDPDRSDQTARVVRQAASRLTSLFSTEPVAHVR